In Deltaproteobacteria bacterium, a single window of DNA contains:
- a CDS encoding PIG-L family deacetylase: MPFESETDSSDQAEATHLILFRAWERRACQVVALRSLAPARLWARKAEGAHSHHNLRRMEHPLVGKRILILIPHPDDEVVGCCAAVGRAHAGGAKLFGAYLTTGVPARECLWIWQRAHYDRKVRQRKDEALSAAKLLDIEPAFFRDVPTRTLKTWLKDTREALIQAIQKYEIDVLWAPAYEGGHQDHDTANFLASTLLGFAEVREFSEYHFFNGKVTSQQFLSPNGTEDSIMLEGRERELKRRALACYRSERGNLRHIRTKQEAFRPLAPYDYTRPPHGGKLFYQRFQWVPGHPRIDYVRPEEVCNAFSEFSAGRK, from the coding sequence ATGCCTTTCGAGTCGGAGACGGATTCCTCCGACCAGGCGGAAGCAACGCACCTCATCCTATTCCGAGCCTGGGAGCGCCGGGCTTGCCAAGTCGTAGCTCTGCGAAGCCTGGCCCCAGCTCGGCTCTGGGCCAGGAAGGCTGAAGGGGCGCACTCTCACCATAACTTGCGCCGGATGGAGCATCCCTTGGTTGGAAAACGCATTCTGATCCTGATTCCCCATCCGGACGACGAAGTGGTGGGATGCTGCGCGGCGGTCGGCCGGGCGCACGCCGGAGGCGCCAAACTGTTCGGAGCGTATCTGACCACCGGCGTACCCGCGCGGGAATGCTTGTGGATATGGCAGCGGGCCCATTACGACCGGAAGGTGCGGCAGAGGAAGGATGAAGCCTTGTCCGCCGCCAAGCTCTTGGACATCGAACCCGCTTTTTTCCGGGACGTCCCCACGCGCACGTTGAAAACGTGGCTGAAGGACACCCGGGAAGCGTTGATTCAGGCCATTCAAAAATACGAGATCGATGTCCTCTGGGCTCCGGCCTACGAAGGCGGCCATCAGGACCACGACACGGCCAACTTTCTGGCAAGCACGCTCCTGGGATTCGCCGAAGTCCGGGAATTCAGCGAATATCATTTTTTCAACGGTAAGGTGACGAGCCAGCAATTTCTGTCTCCCAATGGGACAGAAGACAGCATCATGCTCGAAGGCCGTGAACGCGAGCTCAAGCGACGAGCGCTGGCCTGCTACCGGTCCGAGCGGGGAAACCTGCGTCACATCCGCACCAAGCAGGAAGCGTTTCGTCCTCTGGCCCCATACGACTACACGCGGCCGCCCCACGGAGGGAAGCTGTTTTACCAGCGTTTTCAATGGGTTCCCGGACACCCGAGAATCGATTATGTCCGGCCGGAAGAGGTTTGCAACGCGTTTTCGGAGTTTTCGGCCGGGCGGAAATGA